CGGAAAGCCGGAGCAGTCGCGGCCTGTTGGCTGGCCGCGCCCACGGACTTCGCCGGAGGGTTGGTGGCATGGGCACCCGGAGCGTGACAGCGGCCTTGTGCATCTCCCTGCTCTTCGCGGGCGGGGCGGCGTTCTGCTACGCGCGCGCGGAGGCCCTGCAGGCGGAAGGGCGCTGGCTGATGGCCCGGGGCAGCGCCCAGGCCTCCGACTTCGCCCAGAAGCTGGACGGCACCTCCGTGGACGCCCAGCTGAAGACCTTCAAGGAACGCCGCGGCGTGATGGAGCAGGCCCACCGCTGGCAGCGCGGCATGCTGCTGGGCATCATGGCCGCCGTCCTGTCCGGCCTGTCCGCCTACGTCCTCTTCCTCCTCAAGCGGCTGGACGACCAGCTCCTGGACGCCACCGGCGAGCTGCGCCGGCCCCAGGAAGCCTCCTCCCTGCCCGCCCCGGCGTTCGCGCCCAGCGTCCAGCGCTAGGCGGGACTCTGGCAGGATGCCCCCCGTTGGCTTCTGACGGGGAGGACCGCCATGCCCGGCTGCGCGCACTGCGGACACGCACTCGACATCATCGCGAATCAGGTGGGCCGGCGCGACACGTGTCCCGGCTGTGAAGAGGACCTGCGCTCGTGCCGCAACTGCCGGCACTTCGACGAGTCCGTGGCCAAGGCCTGCAAGGAGCCCTTCGCGGAAGTGCCCCGCGACAAGGACGAGGCCAACTTCTGCGAGCTCTTCCAGCTGGGCGAAGGCGGCCTGCACCAGAAGGCCTCGCGCGACGCGATGCTCAGCGCCGCGGAGGCCCTCTTCGGCAGGAAGTAGCTAGAAGCCGTACAGCTTGGAGATGATCTCCTTCATCACCTCGGAGGTGCCGCCGCCGATGGTGATGAGCCGCACGTCGCGCCACATGCGCGCGATGGGCGTCTCCTCGATGTAGCCCATGCCTCCGAAGAACTGCTGGCAGTCGTAGGCCACGCGCTGGGCCAGGTCTCCGGCGAACAGCTTCGCCATGGAGATCTCCTTCACCGGGTTCTCCTTCCGGTCGTAGAGGTCCACCGCGTAGTAGTTGAGCCGCCGCGCCGCCTCCACCGCCGTCAGGTGCTCCACGAACTTGTGGCGCCACACCTGGAACTTGATGAGGGGCCGGCCGAACGCCTCGCGCTCGTTGCCGTACTGGAGGGCGTCCTCCAGCATCCGGTCCATGCCGCCCACCGTGGTGATGGCGCCCACCAGGCGCTCACCCTGGAAGTTGGTCATGATGTGGTAGAAGCCCTGGTTCTCCTCGCCCAGCACGTAGCGCGCGGGGATGCGGCAGTCCTCGAAGTAGAGGATGGCCGTGTCCGAGGACAGGTTGCCAATCTTGTCCAGCTTCTTGGAGATGCTGAACCCCTTCACGTCCGTGGGGAACGTCACCAGGGAGATGCCGCCGTAGCCCTGCTCACCGGTGCGCACCGCCAGCGTGATGAAGTCCGCGCGCGTGCCGTTGGTGATCCACATCTTGGAGCCGTTGATGACGTAGTCGTCACCGTCCCGGCGCGCCGTCGTCTTGATGCTCGCCACGTCCGAGCCGCACCCCGGCTCGCTCACGCCCAGCGCCGCGATGCGGTCGCCCTTGAGCGCGGGCTCCAGGAACTCGCGCTTCTGCTCGTCGGTACCAATCTCGTTGATGATGGGCGTGGCCATCTGGCTCTGCACCAGGAGCGCCATGTTCACGCCCGCGTTGCGGCTGCGCGACAGCTCCTCCGCGAACGCCGTCACGTACCAGTAGTCCAGGCCGCTGCCGCCGAACTTCGGGTCGTGGTTGATGCCCAGGAAGCCCAGCTCGCCGCACTTCTTGAACAGCTCGCGCGGGAAGATGCCTGCCCGGTCCCACTCCAGACCGTAGGGCGCCATCTCCTTCTCCACGAAGGCGCGCACCGACCTGCGAAACGCCTCGTGCTCCTCGGTGAACGGATTGAGCATCGCGAGTCCTTAAGGGGTTGTCCCGCTGTGGGTTGATTCGCGAGTCAATAACAGGCCCCTGGCGTCAGCCACAAGCAACGCTCCGCGTCCCCACCCCGCCCGACGCTCGCCTTCCTGGTGACGCAGCGCGACGGCAGCGGTGTTGTGAAGAAGATTGAAGGCCTGGAGGGCAGGCGGCCAACCCCGCGGGATGACTGGGGAGTGGATAGTCCGCACTCCGGAGTATCCTCTTGACAGATAATCGAGTGTCGGTAATTTCTAGCCCACAAAGAATTAGCCGGAGCAGGTGCCAGGGCGGGTGTCCCGCCGGCGACCCGGCAGGAGTTCGGACGCGTGAATCAGCGAATCTTGGCTGCCGTGGTGGCCGTGGCGGTGTCGACGGCGGGGTGCTCGAAGGCGGGCGCGGAGAAGGCGCAGCTTCCGGCGCAGCAGGAAGGCTCCAACGCGCTGGGCGTCAAGGCCATCACTCCGGCCACGGAGCTGGAGCAGAACGTGACGCGCGTCACGGGCCAGGTCCGCTCCAAGCAGGAGGCCGTCCTGGGTCCCCAGGCGACGGGCACGCTCGCGAAGGTGAACGTCCGGGTGGGCGACAAGGTGAAGAAGGGCGACGTGCTGGCGCAGCTGGACACGTCCAACGTCTCCATCGCAGTGGATCAGGCGAAGGCGGCCAAGGACATGGCGGAGGCCGCGCTGCAGCTGGCCACCAGCAACCTGGAGCGCACGCGCAAGGTCGCCGAGTCCGGCGGCGTCGCGGCCAACGCGCTGGAGCAGGCGGAGATTGGCCAGAAGCAGGCCGCGGCCCAGGCGGCCCAGGCCGGCGCGGCGTACCGGCTGGCGGTGGAGAACCTGCGCGACCACAGCATCATCGCGCCCTTCAACGGCATCATCACCGCGCGCACCAAGAACGTGGGTGACTCCGTGGCGATGACGCCCTCCACCCCGGTGTTCTCCATCGTGGACACGGACGGGCTGGAGATCCGGATGATGGTGCCGGAGTCCGTCATCGACAACGTGACGCCGGGCACCGTGACGCCGGGCACCGTGAACCCCAGCGGCATGCGCTTCGAGGCGAAGGTGGCCAACGTGGGCGCCGTCATCGACGCGCAGAGCCGCACCGTGGAGGTGCTGGCGGACGTGACGGGCAAGACGGAGCACCCGCTGCGCCCCGGCGCGCTGGTGGAGATGGACTTCTCCAAGGCCGGGGGCGACGTGGGCAACGGCCTGTTCCTGCCGGCGCAGGCCGTCAGCAGCAAGGGCCAGGATGGCTTCGTGTGGGTGGTGCAGGACGGCACCGTGCGCAAGCGCGACGTGCGCGTGCAGCGCGTGCTGCCCGGCTACGTGAAGGTGCTGCAGGGCCTGACGGCGGAGGAGCGCGTGCTCGCCGACGCCTCGCTGGACGTCAAGGAGGGGACCGCGGTGCGCGTCGCGCAGTAGCGGTCCCTGCCCTCCCCTCTTCTTCCCTGGGTATCTGAATGCTCAAGACCTTCATTTCACGGCCCATCTTCACCGCCATGCTGATGCTGGCGGTGGTGGTGTTCGGCCTGTTCGCCTATCCGAAGATCGGCGTGGATCAGTTCCCCGACGTCGACTTCCCCGTCGTCACCGTGACGACCGTCCTCCCGGGCGCGGACCCGGAGTCCATGGAGAAGAACGTCTCCGACCCGCTGGAGGAGGCGCTCAACACGCTCAACGGCGTGGACACGCTCAAGTCCATCAACCTGGAGAGCGTTTCGCAGATCGTCGTGCAGTTCAAACTGTCCACCAAGGTGGACATCGCGGCGCAGGACGTGCGCGACCGCGTCCAGGCCACGCTCTCCAAGCTGCCGGATGAGGTGGAGACGCCCGTCGTCGAGAAGTTCGACATCGGCGCCGCCCCCATCATCACCCTGGCGCTCGCGGGCGCCCTGCCGGTGGAGGAGCTGACGCGCGTCGCGGACGACATCGTGAAGCCGGCGCTCCAGCGCAACCCGGGCGTGGGCAGCATCGACATCGTCGGTGGCCGTGAGCGGGAGATCCAGCTGGTGGTGGATCCGAACCGGCTGCGCGGCTTCGGTCTGGCCATCAGCGACGTCAGCCAGGCGCTCAAGGCCCAGAGCCTGGACGTCCCCGGCGGCCGCAGCATGGACAGCGGCCGTGAGCGCGTGGTGCGCCTGACGTCCGAAGCCAAGAGCGTGGAGGACATCCGCAACATCATCATCACCAGCTCGGGCGGCGCGCCGGTGCGCGTGCGCGACGTCGCGGAGGTGGTGGACGGTCCCGCCGAGCAGCGCTCCGGCGCGAAGAGCGGCGCGCGCAGCGCGGTGGCGCTGGTGGTGCGCAAGCAGTCCGGCTCCAACACGGTGCAGGTGGCGGACCTGGTGCAGGAGTCGCTGGCGGAGATCAACAAGACGCTGCCCGCCGGCGTCCAGGTGGAGACGGTGACGGACAACGCGCGGTTCATCCGTTCCTCCATCCACGCGGTGCAGGAGGACCTCATCCTGGGCGGCGTGCTCGCGGTCCTCATCGTGCTCGTGTTCCTGCGCAACCTGCGCTCCACCATCGTGGCGGCCATCGCGCTGCCGGTGTCCGTGGTCGGTACGTTCGCGGTGATGGCGGCGCTGGGCTTCACCTTCAACATGATCACGATGCTCGCGCTGACCCTGTCCATCGGTCTGCTCATCGACGACGCCATCGTGGTCATCGAGAACATCGTCCGTCACATGGAAGAGGGCGCCACGCCCATGCAGGCCGCGCTGGAAGGCGCCGGACAGATTGCCCTCGCGGTGCTCGCGGTGACGCTGGCCATCGTGGCGGTGTTCATCCCGGTGGCCTTCATGGACGGCATGATCGGCAAGTTCTTCTACCAGTTCGGCGTCACGGTGGCGGTGGCCACGCTCATCTCCTACGTGGTGTCCATGACGCTCACGCCGATGCTGTCCTCGCGCCTCTTGCGTGAGCACGGGCACCCGACGGGCATCTCCGCCGCGGTGGAGAAGGTGCTGGTGGGCATGGAGAACGGCTACCGGAAGATCCTGGCTGGCATCCTCCGCCAGCGCGCCCTGACGATGGTCGTCGCGGTGGTGGTGCTCTTCGCGACCTTCGGCCTGGCCCGCTTCCTCAAGTTCACGTTCATCCCGGAGCAGGACAACGGCAACATCAAGCTGACGGTGGAGCTGCCCATCGGGTCCACCATCCAGCAGACCCAGACGCAGCTGGACACCTTCGCGGCCCAGGTCCAGGCGCTGCCGGGCATCGCGTCCACGTTCACCACGGCAGGCGGCGGCGTGCAGGAGGAGGTCCACAAGGGCGAGGTGCTCATCAACCTGAAGCCGGTGAAGGACCGCGCCTTCAAGCAGAGCGAGCTGAAGGCCTACCTGCGCCAGACCATCAAGGCGCCCCCGGGCGTCGTGGTGGCCGTCCAGGACGTGGCCGCGGTGTCAGGTGGCGGCGCGCGGTCGCAGCAGGTGCAGTTCAACCTGCGCGGCGACAACTGGAAGGAGCTCACGGAGTCCGCGGAGAAGATGCGCCTGGCGATGCTCAAGAACCCGGGCCTCACCGACGTGGACATGACGTACCGCTCCGGCAAGCCGCAGTACGACGTCCAGGTGGACCGCGACCGCGCGGCCATGCTGGGCGTGCCGGCCGCGTCCCTGGGCCAGACGCTGCGCGCATACCTGGGCCGGGACAAGGTGCTGGACTACCGCGAGGGCGGTGAGACGTACGAGGTGAAGCTGCGCCTGCCGCCGGAGACGCTGGCCTCCGCGGACGCGCTCGGCCAGCTGGCCGTGCGCGCGCCGTCCGGGCAGCTGGTGGAGCTGCGCAACCTGGGCCGCATCGTCCCCGCGGAAGGCCCGGTGCAGATCGACCGTCAGGCGCAGCGGCGGCAGATCACCATGCTGGCGAACCTCAAGGAGGGCTACGCGCTCTCCGACGCCATCACCTACATGCAGGGCTACGCCTCCACGGAGCTGCCCAAGAGCGTCGTGGGCGAGCTGGAAGGCAACGCGAAGGAGCTGGGCAAGTCCGTGGCCGCGTTCGGCACCGCGCTGCTCCTGGGCATCATCCTCATCTACATGATCCTCGCGGCGCAGTTCGAAAGCCTCATCCACCCGTTCACGA
This DNA window, taken from Corallococcus coralloides DSM 2259, encodes the following:
- a CDS encoding efflux RND transporter permease subunit; amino-acid sequence: MLKTFISRPIFTAMLMLAVVVFGLFAYPKIGVDQFPDVDFPVVTVTTVLPGADPESMEKNVSDPLEEALNTLNGVDTLKSINLESVSQIVVQFKLSTKVDIAAQDVRDRVQATLSKLPDEVETPVVEKFDIGAAPIITLALAGALPVEELTRVADDIVKPALQRNPGVGSIDIVGGREREIQLVVDPNRLRGFGLAISDVSQALKAQSLDVPGGRSMDSGRERVVRLTSEAKSVEDIRNIIITSSGGAPVRVRDVAEVVDGPAEQRSGAKSGARSAVALVVRKQSGSNTVQVADLVQESLAEINKTLPAGVQVETVTDNARFIRSSIHAVQEDLILGGVLAVLIVLVFLRNLRSTIVAAIALPVSVVGTFAVMAALGFTFNMITMLALTLSIGLLIDDAIVVIENIVRHMEEGATPMQAALEGAGQIALAVLAVTLAIVAVFIPVAFMDGMIGKFFYQFGVTVAVATLISYVVSMTLTPMLSSRLLREHGHPTGISAAVEKVLVGMENGYRKILAGILRQRALTMVVAVVVLFATFGLARFLKFTFIPEQDNGNIKLTVELPIGSTIQQTQTQLDTFAAQVQALPGIASTFTTAGGGVQEEVHKGEVLINLKPVKDRAFKQSELKAYLRQTIKAPPGVVVAVQDVAAVSGGGARSQQVQFNLRGDNWKELTESAEKMRLAMLKNPGLTDVDMTYRSGKPQYDVQVDRDRAAMLGVPAASLGQTLRAYLGRDKVLDYREGGETYEVKLRLPPETLASADALGQLAVRAPSGQLVELRNLGRIVPAEGPVQIDRQAQRRQITMLANLKEGYALSDAITYMQGYASTELPKSVVGELEGNAKELGKSVAAFGTALLLGIILIYMILAAQFESLIHPFTIMLSLPFAFIGAIGGLLVTGQYMSMFALIGVIMLMGLVVKNGILLVDFTLQVREKGRTAHEALLEAAPVRLRPILMTTIAMIAGMIPVAIAKGDGAETRAPMAITIIGGLITSTFLTLGVVPVVYSLLDQLAARFKRNKGSDAGFAGGSGTAHGPSNQDREREAAAAAARVETA
- a CDS encoding acyl-CoA dehydrogenase family protein → MLNPFTEEHEAFRRSVRAFVEKEMAPYGLEWDRAGIFPRELFKKCGELGFLGINHDPKFGGSGLDYWYVTAFAEELSRSRNAGVNMALLVQSQMATPIINEIGTDEQKREFLEPALKGDRIAALGVSEPGCGSDVASIKTTARRDGDDYVINGSKMWITNGTRADFITLAVRTGEQGYGGISLVTFPTDVKGFSISKKLDKIGNLSSDTAILYFEDCRIPARYVLGEENQGFYHIMTNFQGERLVGAITTVGGMDRMLEDALQYGNEREAFGRPLIKFQVWRHKFVEHLTAVEAARRLNYYAVDLYDRKENPVKEISMAKLFAGDLAQRVAYDCQQFFGGMGYIEETPIARMWRDVRLITIGGGTSEVMKEIISKLYGF
- a CDS encoding efflux RND transporter periplasmic adaptor subunit, with the translated sequence MNQRILAAVVAVAVSTAGCSKAGAEKAQLPAQQEGSNALGVKAITPATELEQNVTRVTGQVRSKQEAVLGPQATGTLAKVNVRVGDKVKKGDVLAQLDTSNVSIAVDQAKAAKDMAEAALQLATSNLERTRKVAESGGVAANALEQAEIGQKQAAAQAAQAGAAYRLAVENLRDHSIIAPFNGIITARTKNVGDSVAMTPSTPVFSIVDTDGLEIRMMVPESVIDNVTPGTVTPGTVNPSGMRFEAKVANVGAVIDAQSRTVEVLADVTGKTEHPLRPGALVEMDFSKAGGDVGNGLFLPAQAVSSKGQDGFVWVVQDGTVRKRDVRVQRVLPGYVKVLQGLTAEERVLADASLDVKEGTAVRVAQ